The DNA window aataaatcttgcAATCGTACAAAATCTTCAATTGTCATAGCTTttgcaattcaaaatcaataataatcgtAAATCTTCCAATATCGTGAATCTCAAAATTAATctgttcaattataatcatcatTCTCCATCCGTTAAAATCCATTATtagtaatcaattattgttccacaaattcaataaatcctCGAAATTCATCCTACTAACTGTTTCTAGAGCCCCGTAAGGTTTAAACTCAACTACTTCACCCATAATTtcactgaaataaaaacatatcattatttaataatgaaaaatgcaaccacaaaaattgaatcttcaatgagGTAAACGGAAAAGTCCAAATTTTAAAAGCTGGATTAAAAACCCTTGagcctccaccaattatgtaaacaATATATGGACGGCAGGAtaaacctccaccaaatatgtaaacAAGATCTGCCTTCACCaagtatgtaagggtgggaaaatgaaaaacaagaaatgatcgtactggtttgataattaaaacaaaacaataaattattagtacaaaattagaattataattagaaattatgaaataacaataaatagataaatatttcaagggctactcgcttggctgctagtgaagattaaatttgttgtggttatggaaaatttaaaacaatgactcagtagtcacctacctttatgataatggcccccaatttggcatccactggttaatcgcgacgttaattattaatgaaaaataaataaaaaaaactgatctaatgaagtgggttcagatcccctcttattcaataatacaattctctttaaactgcccgaactgtgacaggaaaactgtattataaaacaagaacaaaatctatccccttcaccagaacagccggactttactcacagtcctaacgaacgagctcacacacacactagtaaaattttgggtattaatatataactcagtcaatgccaaacatgaagccatttcaaatacatatttttatccgtcgcacaagcgagcacgtttgttatgaaaaacaaaagagaagctacaataattttgataacaagtgaaataaacaatctttctgtcgatgacaaaactgttcaaaggcagaaacaccgttcattaaacttttcgtaaattaaaactctaaaatcctgatcaatatgagataaatatatgaatcatatatatgtcccatttGACCAGGTGACAGCTCTTACTGatgaaatttaaagttcaaagttctgtccaagaatatatattagctagaaattttgaatttagaatgattaaaataccaaattatagtcaaattttgcactaATATCActgcactttgaataaattgagttattttagaaaattttgaagccaaaaatatacacacaactttccactaggcacagctgttacaaactataataataagaaaacaaagatattatCACCATcgattctactaattttattaaagcTTATCAGATTTTGAAGAGTGATGAGTTATAATGTTATAATGTGATGAGTTATAAACAAAGCTTATCAGTGCGTTATCTTTTTAAACAAAGAAACTTTGTTACAAAGTTAAATTGGATGAAACCTTGTAACAGTTTCATCCAATGAAACCCGCAAATTTATATCTATTCCACTCTTGAAAACAAACTCTCCACATCATTTTGTAATAGAAGccaactgttcatcctcgtttaaaataatctattattttattttattaagcaggaaattatatttttcaataatttcataattaagaatttaagatgaaatattttgttaattattgatttcacattgttaagagacgatctggcaacagagcaaagcgagaaagagatccgctttgttgaatgatagacaaggatagcaataccattgctaatcaaacactgtcattataacgtggacttcacatagctgctaaGGGAACGCGGAATTAGAAATTTCCGTAGCTGAAATGAACATGACATTTCCAATTCCATTGTCCCTTGACAGCTAGTGGACGCTACTATTGTCCCCGTGTGCAGCGTGCTTCACTGTAATAGACAAAACATATTAAGAAACGAATGGATTTGGGTGGCTTCCGAACCAAGCAGTGACAACTCACCATGATCTCCAATCAGTGCGACAATTGTATTATTATCTAATCCTTCGTTTTCAAGTGTCAGCAGCAGTTCACCAATCAACTCGTCAATGTAAGTAACTGCCGCGTTGTAACTCTGGATTATGCTTTTCATCCAATCCACTGCAATACAAACAATATCTTTACaattaatagaaaatgatatacagagtgattataatagtactttacgtaacaagtccggtaacgataatttaccgcataagtatgattgtttctgcccgaaacttagttgagggcagaattatcatacgaatgcggtaaatacgttacagTACAAGTTAcgtataatattttttgttgtacttatctgagaaagaataatatttctgtgaaacagaaaccattacctgctgctgctcgaactactgcattctataaacatgacctagcccgtagcgcctagttcttaacagacagacccttcgagctcaaataaaataaaggcctaaattataagatttcagatgagttcttataacttgaaactccttaaatgagttcttcaattatttgagttagtatattaattactcagatgttattaggacACTGTCCTAACATACtcaactgtaaagaaaacatatgatctctttacagtatagtatcatagccacctctaatacaaggccccggcctacgatattgcaacgtcgcagtgtaggcctagaatctaatacatgattggtgaaaaagatcagctggaatttttttaaatcattttcACCAATCacgtattagattctaggcctacactgcgacgttgcaatatcgtaggccggggccttgtactagaggtggctatgatagtatgctgtaatgaaaactacatgttttcttgttctgcaaacagctgtttaccggcttgatttaatgcatggaaaacagctgcaattgagtaagtatgacaaaaaaggactttacaactttgaaagcacttACATATTTATTGGAATTACTTACAGAGTTGAGAAAGGTgttattttgttacaaaacacacaagtttaaggtgtgggtgttatATTGGCTCGATGTGACAGCTGTTGTTGATGGGACATACATCACACCGATAATagatttcttgccacactcgaACCAGCATATCAAGCGTAACCtgtgcaaccgcagcgatccgatttcggaggtcattaagattgtctggtagaggcgAAATCCAGGGCACGGTTCTATCTCCGATTTTGTTTTTGGTTAATATAAATGATATCTATTAAGTCTTCCTATCAAGAGATGTAGAGTTTTGTCTCCtgctgatgatactgcattGGGAGTTCATGGGACAACGTGATATCCTTAACCAACATCGGACTCTCTGGTGTGAGAATGTGGCTTGTGAGAAATGCGTTGACACTGAACTACTCGAAGAGCGTTTATATGACTTTTCACGAAACTCAAGTACTCAACCCAATGATCTCAGACTTCAATTGAATGCAGTGAGAATTCACAATATAAATTGCTTGTATGGTGTGAACGGTAGCAATCATAATCAAAAActtaaattcatcagaattgattttttcttcaaatttcactcatttttgagaaatcataactcagtactcattggagatagagaattCCAAATGATCTCATCTTATTCAGACTTTTATAATCTATAAAAAAGGCGagaacaaatttttctgtctgatcacgagttttttgaaaatagctgaaaactggaaaatgagccgaaaatacgaggtttttgggccaccctgtatctagcacaagaaaattttgctcgaagaaatttgttctggacttatcttatgtacccaaataatatattaaaaaaccagaactacaatataaattgcaagcacaccccctttttcatgtctatattgactggactatctgTAGATTGgctggcttcgtataaaatgagcgctgctatccagagattgtcagtttgatgTAAGGGTAAGCTACCTGACTTGCAAATAATTTATGGATAGTAGCTttaatcgaatttccatctaggttttcattaattagcatttgaataaatggaatttctcatcaatttcaATCTGTAGCTTTAATTTAAGTTGTTGCTTTTGTGCTGCTAgcattatttatatattacattccacaatcacaatttCAAATTGATGATTGGGTGATAATCAACAGgatcccaaaactgtttctttccctaATTTTGATGAGAATGGTCAAAATGAGGTAATGAAAACTCTTTTATAAAGTGTTTATTGTCAAAAGTTAATTATTGCTAcctataaaaatttataattatgttcatgattataaaatgttgatgaaataaattaaattcaattgagAATGGTCCAACTGGCATTGGTTGAAACGGAAAGAGCAGTTTGAGTTTGGCAATGTCGTCCCTTTCGCGCAAATCGTTCCACGGATTCCAAGCGACCGTCGGCGATCCATAGGGTCGCTGTCTGTTGTCCGGCAATGGCACATTCTCCAACGGATGGTAATCTACGACAACAagtaaccaaattaataaaaattaaaaaaaaaatagacaacAAAGCTTAGAAGGAAAGTACAATGAAGAAGACAGTGTTTACGAGAAAATGGGAAAAGAAGACAAAGTGAATGTGAACATGAAGTTTAAAAGAAAATGACTGATTGGAAAACAGAGTTCGAAAGAAAACGATAAAAGAAGAAAGTTCACAGTAAACATCCACAAGTGCAAATAAAAAAGCGGATAGcggtatctctttctcgctttgctttaaataaataaataaataaatttactaGCCAAAAACAGGATGTCACAATTTGACATATAGGCCAGTCAATATAACAGTAAATACACTCGGTCAATACAAATATTGTCAATAAAAAACAATGCAAAGtcacatttacaataaaaacatgTACGGTATATTAATCCTATTCTTataacattaatattaataagttCTAAATATCGAAATCTTCTACATTCATTTTCATGCCGATAAACTCTTTAACTGAGTAAAAGGGGTTTTTCAAGAGAAATGTTTCTAAAATCTGTTTGAACCTCGTGTCATTAATTTGCGTCACCTCAATAGGAAgcctattcatcaatttaattgCAACATTCGAGGGACTTTGATCAGTTTTATGCAGTCTGCTTCGTGTTACATTGAGCGTCTGATTGGATCTTGTCTTATAAGAatgaattacatttttcaactccATTTTCTCCGGATTTGCTTTCAGAAATAGCAAGCATTGcaatatatataatgaatatagaGTTAGAAAGCGAAGACCTTTATAAATATCTGTACAATGTTTCCTGGCGATGACTCTGACAGCCCTCTTTTGCATTATGAAAATGTCTTGTGCTTGTGAAGATCAGCCCCAGACTATAAGGCCATATGAAATGTGTGGatgaaaaataccaaaataagcGTGACGTTGTCCATGCTGGTGCAGCTGCCCACAATCACACCGCTGCTCAACCTACTTTTCACAACAGCAATGTATTGTGCCCAACTTAGACGAGTAggctcaataattattcctaGGAATTTCAGCCTCTTACCAGTATCATTTGTTGCTGATCACTTTTTGAGCCTAAAAgcagtgaactctaaactaactggaacgggctgtccaatgcttaGCTACaaccaaaagtgtgtaaggcggagtgagtgagacaggcataccgtgtgggattcccttctttctcgtactcatacattcaAGCAGgctgttgcagctcttgagtacgatttttcatttttaaagtttaaaaacggatttgaatgagtattagggctattagtattagatcacaaccttttctcttaaatattgtgatgtatttgtagTGAAATGNNNNNNNNNNNNNNNNNNNNNNNNNNNNNNNNNNNNNNNNNNNNNNNNNNNNNNNNNNNNNNNNNNNNNNNNNNNNNNNNNNNNNNNNNNNNNNNNNNNNATAAGAACTTCATCCAACCCATTTTCAATCTCGAAGTTACTAACATGACAATATACATCcacttcatttgaaacataataattacaagaatCAAAATCATCAGAAATATTAGCATTATCTaaacaattctcattttcaaactcatttccgatttccaatagTTCTTCAAATTCTGGTTCCATAATATCATCAATTACTTGCACCTGTCCAAATTTCCACTCATTTAAATACTGAcatgataattcatatttctcaacatttttatacaattctacaatagtactatttgataacattataattctttcaaatatatttgaagacaaACCTCTTAAAATTATCCTGATAATCCAAGATTCATGCATATTCGAATCTACTTTTCTACATAGGGATAAGACTCGTGCTACAAAATCTCTACcatcttcttcaaattccatGCTACAAGTATCTAATTCCTTTTCTAGTTTCCACAATTTGAGAGGAGATCGATAGAAATTAACCAATTTTTCTCTCACTGgcatatattcaaatttgtcctgtcgagtcaaatcattctcaataacgtcaaaatatttctcagcacttcctttcaaacaaaaccgcaagtataataaattatccttttcatccaAACCGTTCGCTAAGGCaaccttttcaaaatagttgaaaaaatcatcaatgtcaaattcttcatcttttccatcaaaaaatttcggtaatagtaacggtctaagtttttccattgttaatctgttccaatccaattctattcaataataaataataactttcCAATTAATCTGGttttaataatcataaattctccatatctcaaaatctcttcaataataataaatttatcctattcaatcatatcttaataatcattaatttctcatctcatcataaatatctcattctttctaataagaattgataataaatcttgcAATCGTACAAAATCTTCAATTGTCATAGCTTttgcaattcaaaatcaataataatcgtAAATCTTCCAATATCGTGAATCTCAAAATTAATctgttcaattataatcatcatTCTCCATCCGTTAAAATCCATTATtagtaatcaattattgttccacaaattcaataaatcctCGAAATTCATCCTACTAACTGTTTCTAGAGCCCCGTAAGGTTTAAACTCAACTACTTCACCCATAATTtcactgaaataaaaacatatcattatttaataatgaaaaatgcaaccacaaaaattgaatcttcaatgagGTAAACGGAAAAGTCCAAATTTTAAAAGCTGGATTAAAAACCCTTGagcctccaccaattatgtaaacaATATATGGACGGCAGGAtaaacctccaccaaatatgtaagcaagatCTGCCTTCACCaagtatgtaagggtgggaaaatgaaaaacaagaaatgattgTACTggtttgataattaaaacaaaacaataaattattagtacaaaattagaattataattagaaattatgaaataacaataaatagataaatatttcaagggctactcgcttggctgctagtgaagattaaatttgttgtggttatggaaaatttaaaacaaatgactcagtagtcacctacctttatgataatggcccccaatttggcatccactggttaatcgcgacgttaattattaatgaaaaataaataaaaaaaactgatctaatgaagtgggttcagatcccctcttattcaataatacaattctctttaaactgcccgaactgtgacaggaaaactgtattataaaacaagaacaaaatctatccccttcaccagaacagccggactttactcacagtcctaacgaacgagctcacacacacactagtaaaattttgggtattaatatataactcagtcaatgccaaacatgaagccatttcaaatacatatttttatccgtcgcacaagcgagcacgtttgttatgaaaaacaaaagagaagctacaataattttgataacaagtgaaataaacaatctttctgtcgatgacaaaactgttcaaaggcagaaacaccgttcattaaacttttcgtaaattaaaactctaaaatcctgatcaatatgagataaatatatgaatcatatatatgtcccatttGACCAGGTGACAGCTCTTACTGatgaaatttaaagttcaaagttctgtccaagaatatatattagctagaaattttgaatttagaatgattaaaataccaaattatagtcaaattttgcactaATATCActgcactttgaataaattgagttattttagaaaattttgaagccaaaaatatacacacaactttccactaggcacagctgttacaaactataataataagaaaacaaagatattatCACCATcgattctactaattttattaaagcTTATCAGATTTTGAAGAGTGATGAGTTATAATGTTATAATGTGATGAGTTATAAACAAAGCTTATCAGTGCGTTATCTTTTTAAACAAAGAAACTTTGTTACAAAGTTAAATTGGATGAAACCTTGTAACAGTTTCATCCAATGAAACCCGCAAATTTATATCTATTCCACTCTTGAAAACAAACTCTCCACATCATTTTGTAATAGAAGccaactgttcatcctcgtttaaaataatctattattttattttattaagcaggaaattatatttttcaataatttcataattaagaatttaagatgaaatattttgttaattattgatttcacattgttaagagacgatctggcaacagagcaaagcgagaaagagatccgctttgttgaatgatagacaaggatagcaataccattgctaatcaaacactgtcattataacgtggacttcacatagctgctaaGGGAACGCGGAATTAGAAATTTCCGTAGCTGAAATGAACATGACATTTCCAATTCCATTGTCCCTTGACAGCTAGTGGACGCTACTATTGTCCCCGTGTGCAGCGTGCTTCACTGTAATAGACAAAACATATTAAGAAACGAATGGATTTGGGTGGCTTCCGAACCAAGCAGTGACAACTCACCATGATCTCCAATCAGTGCGACAATTGTATTATTATCTAATCCTTCGTTTTCAAGTGTCAGCAGCAGTTCACCAATCAACTCGTCAATGTAAGTAACTGCCGCGTTGTAACTCTGGATTATGCTTTTCATCCAATCCACTGCAATACAAACAATATCTTTACaattaatagaaaatgatatacagagtgattataatagtactttacgtaacaagtccggtaacgataatttaccgcataagtatgattgtttctgcccgaaacttagttgagggcagaattatcatacgaatgcggtaaatacgttacagTACAAGTTAcgtataatattttttgttgtacttatctgagaaagaataatatttctgtgaaacagaaaccattacctgctgctgctcgaactactgcattctataaacatgacctagcccgtagcgcctagttcttaacagacagacccttcgagctcaaataaaataaaggcctaaattataagatttcagatgagttcttataacttgaaactccttaaatgagttcttcaattatttgagttagtatattaattactcagatgttattaggacACTGTCCTAACATACtcaactgtaaagaaaacatatgatctctttacagtatagtatcatagccacctctaatacaaggccccggcctacgatattgcaacgtcgcagtgtaggcctagaatctaatacatgattggtgaaaaagatcagctggaatttttttaaatcattttcACCAATCacgtattagattctaggcctacactgcgacgttgcaatatcgtaggccggggccttgtattagaggtggctatgatagtatgctgtaatgaaaactacatgttttcttgttctgcaaacagctgtttaccggcttgatttaatgcatggaaaacagctgcaattgagtaagtatgacaaaaaaggactttacaactttgaaagcacttACATATTTATTGGAATTACTTACAGAGTTGAGAAAGGTgttattttgttacaaaacacacaagtttaaggtgtgggtgttatATTGGCTCGATGTGACAGCTGTTGTTGATGGGACATACATCACACCGATAATagatttcttgccacactcgaACCAGCATATCAAGCGTAACCtgtgcaaccgcagcgatccgatttcggaggtcattaagattgtctggtagaggcAAAATCCAGGGCACGGTTCTATCTCCGATTTTGTTTTTGGTTAATATAAATGATATCTATTAAGTCTTCCTATCAAGAGATGTAGAGTTTTGTCTCCtgctgatgatactgcattGGGAGTTCATGGGACAACGTGATATCCTTAACCAACAT is part of the Nilaparvata lugens isolate BPH chromosome Y, ASM1435652v1, whole genome shotgun sequence genome and encodes:
- the LOC120355251 gene encoding ulvan-active sulfatase-like, translated to MPVDWMKSIIQSYNAAVTYIDELIGELLLTLENEGLDNNTIVALIGDHGELSLLGSEATQIHSFLNMFCLLQ